DNA sequence from the Coturnix japonica isolate 7356 chromosome 3, Coturnix japonica 2.1, whole genome shotgun sequence genome:
CATCAACTTTCTGATAGTATAACACAAAATTATCTTCCAGTAACATTATTCACAATTGCACAGCTGTAAGATCTCGTAAGAAAAGATACAGTCTATACTTACCAATGATGTCTGGTCCTCAAAAGGCCTGGTAATATTTTTCCTGATAGGAAAtgagggaggggatggggataaagaaaagaattgtaAAATCTGAGATAAGCACTTTAGTTCTTTTTCTGCTGACATTAAGATCCTGAATTCTGGTGGAGTCTGCAGCACTAGAAGTTCACCATTAGTTTAAGATATAGGCCATACTTATACTGCCAGGTGTTCTTTTTAGTGCTGCCACTGCCAAGTTAGGTAAACGTTTCTATGATTCCTGTCTCCTGGAGCCCAACTTTCAGAACAACCACATCAATGACTCTTCACGGTCTCCGCTTGTTCACCCAGTGTTCAGTTTAGCTCTTAAAATTCATGCTTCTATCCCACATCCATACAGGCAATGGCTTCCCACTTTAAGCAAGACCAATCCTGCCACTATAAGCAGCCAACCTGACACAGAACCTTGTTAGCTGTTTGCACAGATCACAACTGTGGAAGCCAATTATTCAGGTTTGTTGAATCCTGCTCCGTTAACATCAGCCACAGAACTGCATCAACAATGGCTCTACATCAACACTGACTGCATGTCACTGGTTTCCAGTCTACTACAATTTAGGATGAATCTCAGCCACCTTCTGTAACCCCTTGTGTAGCCCAAGCCCTTGCACTAACCAGCATCTCTGTTCATGCTTGGAAATGAACAAACACTGTATTGCACGTGACCACTTACTTTTTATACATCACAGCAAAAGGCTTCTTCAGAGCATACTGCAAGAGGCAAAGTTAAACGTGTTACACAGGTACATCTAAATGCATGGCACTGCTTTTCCTTAAACTCTACAACTCACAAGAGCACAATActtttcttcactaggagagtggttaggccctggaacaggctgcccagggaggttgtggatgccccgtccttggaggtgttcaagaccaggttggacggggccctgggcaacctgatctagtaaatgtgtatgtttggtggccctgccaggcaggggggttggaactacatgatccttgaggtcccttccaacccgggtcattctgtgattctgtgtgattctgtgtaatacATAGTATAATTCTTTATGTATAATTGTTTTCAATCCAGAAAATAAGTCATCTAAAAGCCTATAGCAATAAAATGACAAAGCGTAGTGAGAAAACAGTACAAGAACAGCTACTATATGTAATTATGTTTTCAGGTACTGAGCCGGGATGGGCAAGTTTATGTTAAGGGAGAGGCTGAACCCTGCATCAATACACACACAGGCAGCCTATGACACTGGATATGCTATTAGCTGCATGGCCCCGTCCCATCCCTGCACCTCACCCTCTCGTTTTCAAAGGTGCTTGCAACTTTTATCGGGTAAGGACTTACAATGTCTTTAAGCACCTCAGTCACGGTAGAGCTGGCATTCCCTCCTTTGATAAGCATGGCAGTTTTGGTGTTTTCCGTCAGTTTGGGCTCTCTCTTCTCCAGAAATCTTTTCGCCCTCTTGGTTTTGGGCTTCCTGCAACAGCAAATTCACAGCTACAAACACCCCCTGCTTCAGAGGAGCAGCCGCACCgaccttcctcctcccctccctcccggtccccacatcccacagctGGGACACGGCTCTCCCCCCACTCACACCACCCGGTCCAGCGCGTCCATGGCGGCCTCACGAGCGGCTTCTGGTGCGTCACATCCGGCATCCGGAGCGGAACGAGGGCTCGGGCAGCCGCAGTGCACATGGAGGAAGGCTAAGCGAGACACACCAGTTCCGGCTACGAGCTGTGGCGGGCGGGAACGGCGTATTGAAACTGGGGGCTACACGGCTCAGCTTACGATGGGTGATAGAGACCCTCAGGGACCCTCACACAACCAGCTGTCAGCGCTGTCGCTGCAGGACACAAGGGGAAGCCAGACCTGAGAGCTTCAGGGCATGCAGTGTAAACTCCAACTCaccctcttttcctttttacaacACATACAATACACCCATATTATCCAAAGGCAGggtctttttatttcattattatgcagctgtttccttttcttcagttttgaggTAGAGATGCACACGTTTCCAATCAGCAtcaaaaacaagtaaaaaaaaaaacactaaagcTCCCCCCAGCATAATCGAAACAGGACAGGAAGGCACAAGAACACGGTGCCGGTCCTTCCCCACCACAAACTGCCcagataaaataataacttGTGTCATCGGTCCATTAATTCAGCAAACAAAGTCTGAAGAGATGAGAGCCCGCGTCACAGGGGTGCATCGCCTAAGGCAGCGCTGTGAGGAGAATCCTCTGCCTCGGAAGCAGGGCTGTCAGGCAGAGGGATGGAAGCAGCATCCAAGCTACTTGGATTCTCCAAATCACAGTTCATGTCAGAGTTTCCTCTGTCGCTCACCTCCCCCTCCGCTTCCTCAGTTAATTTATCCGCAGCCTGAGCTGACTCCTCCGAATCTTCCTGTTCACGCAGAAAGTTACAAATGGTGTTACGCCTGCGGTAGGAAAAGTCTCTGTCCTTGATTTGCAACCACTCCACACCACCTGatgcaacaaaggaaaaacagcattagaatcatagagtcaccaaggttggaaaacacctaaaagatcatccagtgcaAATGGATTTCTCAccaattatatatatataaatacatatatatatatccaacaGACTGCAAACAGAACTGGGATTCCCTTCCCACTTCAATATACATACTGCCAACTCACAAgatgttttaattactttatatGCACATGATTAAGTTTCTGTCAGAGTACAGAAGGAATATTTGGCATCATTGCTGCTCcctgtggggggaaaaagataaaacaggCCTTTTTATAAAGCAACACATTCTCTAGTTTGTGGCACTTTAAAGTGAATAGTGTTTGTTAGTATTACATAACTATATGAAGAGGAGGAATGTGTGGTGTCACTAAGACTGCTGGGTTGTGGTTACATTCCAGATAATACGTTACACAACTTACAAGCAATGTCTTGCCAACTACCCACGTTTAATACTAAATAGCCATATTCTTAAAATACGAAGCAGTAACACTGACTTGAGTGAGCACAGGTAGCTAAAAGCAATGGGATGCTGTTAATGAGCATTACCGCATGTAGGGGGGACACCCAGTATCTGAATATTGAAGAGCACAGACTTTggtatatataaaaaaaacaaacactgaaataaagcaaatgtatAAGCAGAGTCCTGCCTATAgtatgaaaagaataaaaagggtATGGTCTGCTAGGTATACACTTGCTTGAAAGCTAGGTTCAATTAACTATATATTACATGAGAACAAAATAGTATATAAAAGATGGAACTTCTTACCAAGGACATTATAGATTTCCAAATTTTACACAGGTTCAAAAAGCACCAAGGTGACAGAAATAAGAATCAATTTAGAACTAACAGACACAAAAGTATTGCTTCAGACTGCAGAACAAGTGCCAAAACTCCCATACTATAGACAAGCATGCCAAGGAATCTCAGCATACGTTTGACCAGAGCTTACATCTCTCTGCAGGAATCTCCTACTGGAGGCAACTCTGAGCAGAAGgaatctgatttatttatttttttaagtatatattTGTTGCCTAAGGAAGGAAGCTCCTCTAATTTCTGCATTCTTGAATCAATCACTCAGCTCAAAGCCAACACTCATAGTATAACCCAACAGTGACCCTATGCATTGGAGGCAGGGCACTAACCAAtgctctcttctccttccttcttctctgaCAAAAGCGTCCGTGTCATATTCAACTTCTTCATCGTGTGGCACTTGTACTTCAACTGTAGTTTCTGGTTGCCTTCAGCATCTACTATGAAGAGAGGAGATAAAACAATACCCAAAAGGTGATTGTTATAGTGAATTCCGCTATCAGCTGCAACAAGACTAAGATTATTTTGAATCTCACAATAAACAGGACATCAAATTGTTACCATTACCgtgctctgtgctttcctcaAAAAACACGCAGGTTCCCAAGACatctaaggaaaacaaagtgaaatagCCTTAGACACTAATATCTATCAGCTACAGATACTGCACTCACTGTCACAACTCTGATTTCCAGCCTCACCCAATGGCCAAACCTTTGTTAACCACTTGCCAACTCAGAAACAGATACCAGTATCTCTATCACTGAATGGACAATAGAGGATTTCAGATCATTTCCTTCCCAGTTACGTCACCATAAGGCAAATAGGAGAGCCACAGTTTGCACAGCACATCCATTCTGCTTATACAGGAGACTGCAAGCACTTACTCCAGGACATCTAATGCTccctattttttccttcagaaataacagGTGGTACACCCCAGAATCAAGTCTGGACATACTGTCCTGTAAATAAATTTGGATGTGTGGCAAATGTAGATGGTGCTGCTCTCTATTATTATACAGACACCATCAAGATCTTCAGTTCTTCACTGTCTCATATTCTCCATTTGCAGTGATAAAATATAACCACAATGTTAAGAAGGTTCTTTGGGTAACGTGAACAAGGAGagagtcttttatttttcctacctTCATAATCTCCTGCGAAGACATATCTGTCCACTTGTAAAATGGGTCTCTCTGTCTCTATTCCCTACAAAGAAACGGGGGAAAAATAACGTACATGTTAAGAGTCCATTTCTTACTGTACAACCAGAGAATGGTGAGCACAGCACAATGCAGAATCTTTTACTGGGGCTTTCGTAAGTTTCCCCATGATATAATATCAACAGTCTGAAGGAATGCTTATTTTGTGAATGAGACCAGGTAGGCTGGGTATGAGGAGGACATAATGCAGATATTTAAAGCTATTCTAACAACACTGCAAGAGAATCTCAAAGCACAATAACTGCTGCTTCCGATAGAATGACCACAACCCGCAGCCAAATACAGCCAAGGAAGCTCATGCAACTCTCTACcgaatattttatttaagtttcaTAGACCTCAAGGCATTTGGAAGCAGCCCTGCTGTTGTTAACACTCATACTCACTTACCCCTTTCCTATTGTGCTGTAATCACTCACCAAaatcttgcatttgttttcGCATTTTTCTAAGAAGTCTGAATCAATAATTCCCGACAGCTCCACCATCACCAGCTGCTCCTACAAGATAAGTTACAGCGTGCACCTATTACTGATGGACCTGAACTCTAGataaaacaacagagaaacacagaactcCAGCATAAATGGACGCCTCGCCCCCTCCCTTAACGCTGCCGGAGAAACAGAGGAGCTCGAGGATCACGCAGACCGACCTCCACCTCATCCTCTTCTTCCCTCACACCCTCCGCCGCCGCCATGTTGCCAGCCGCTCCCCCACCGCCCGCCTCAGCGCGCACCACGTGACCGCGGCGCCGCCATCTTAGAGggggcccggccccgcccctGGCcgtgcccacagcagggggcGGCCATGAGGCGCTGTGTCGGTTGTGCCCGCAGTGCCAACATCATTCATTGCAGTGTTAAATACCGGGGGTAATAATAAAAGCTGGCGCCGAGGGAATTCACGGCAGCCCCTACCCTAAGCTCTGCCTTAAGGAGCAGAACACAAATGTCAGTGCAGCGCTCTGGCTTTTCTCCTAGAGAAATCCCCGACCGTACAAGTTAGTTCAGCAGTTATTCTTAGGGAAGCCGGCGTTcggctttgttttggtttgtcaAGGCTGGAGGTTTAATAATCCCTCACATAGCACTGGATTTAGAGAGTTATATGAGGCTCATATAAGTAAGAACGACTGACAAACTGGGGCTGGTTGTGCACATGGGTAGTGACACTAAGCCTGCACTTGCCATGAGCATTCATAATGTGGCTTTGTCATAACCCAGCAAGTGCACCTCAACAATTCCTCCCTTAAAAGAGTGTCATGAGAAGTTCTAGTGTGGAAGTTCTTAAATTAGAGATTTGAACTTCCTGTTTGAGCAAATAAACATCACTGCAGTTATGTGACATTATGGGAAGTCAGAAGACATTCACTGAAATACTTAGTCAATATGTtctggctttctgctttctcttgttttcctgttttcttttgatttttatcttcatGCTTGGAATTCCTTCTCAACCCCTCTGCAGAAGGCAATTACTCTCTCTCCATTCCCTGCTTAACGTTTAGGTTTGTTGTGAGGCCTTAGCTGAGTATGACTAAGAgtttaaataatttctaaaaCCACTGAGAGCCTTTGTTGAGGTTTTTAGTTTAGTCTGTTTAGACTATGAGTACCTGTCAAAGGACTTGTGTGCTTTCTAGTGAAGAGAATACAgaatttagtatttttaaatggagagGCAGAACAACGCGTGTAAGAGAGTAACTAGCTTATTTCTGGATGCAGACCTTGGACAAAAGGTCAGGGTCACAAAACATAAATCAGCTTCAGGACAAAAGTAGTTGGCTGATAGTATTACAGAGGATGATTTGGATTTCCCTAAAGCTTTACTGCTGAGCCCATTCAGTTAGGAATTTGCAAGCCAAACCTGCTCATAGGTGTCACAGTTCCTTTCTATCTATCTTTGTCTTTTTGAAAAGCTCCTTCAAGATCATGTAAAGAAATCCTAGCAACCTTGTGAGAAAAAGCAGGGGAAAAGAAGGGTAAAGTGGAGCACTTATTTCCACAGTTTAGCATGTTCCACCTAAGACTATGGAGTGAGATGCAGTACAGTAGGAGAGTAAAAAAGTTGAGTGAAGGAAACTTTGCTATTTGTGATTTAGTGGTCTCACTCCAGCTGTAATGGGATCAGCTTATGATTCTATAGCCATTTGCTAGGTTTCTGCTTCAGTTCTAAGAGCTGGAATCAGATTCCAGCATAGCAGGACCTTGAAGTTAGATATTCATTGAGTCCTGTGCTCAGGTTTCTGGAGGATTCATGCCAGTCCTGGTGTCACAGAGCCACTGTGTCCAAGGCAGTTAGTCTGCACAAGTGTTTGTTGTTACCTGGCACCTGCTTCCCAATCTCTGCCACTGCATTTCTGCTGACTCTTGGAGTGCTGTCTGTCATAGTGGGAGCAGGTTGACAAGCAGCATGAGAGAGTGCTCTGAATCTCAGCTGTAA
Encoded proteins:
- the GTF3C6 gene encoding general transcription factor 3C polypeptide 6 isoform X2 encodes the protein MPELAPRWFRTQAEGRHRCLHPSMQIYPQMTPATSSYQEATITSQEQLVMVELSGIIDSDFLEKCENKCKILGIETERPILQVDRYVFAGDYEDVLGTCVFFEESTEHDAEGNQKLQLKYKCHTMKKLNMTRTLLSEKKEGEESIGGVEWLQIKDRDFSYRRRNTICNFLREQEDSEESAQAADKLTEEAEGEVSDRGNSDMNCDLENPSSLDAASIPLPDSPASEAEDSPHSAALGDAPL
- the GTF3C6 gene encoding general transcription factor 3C polypeptide 6 isoform X4, yielding MAAAEGVREEEDEVEEQLVMVELSGIIDSDFLEKCENKCKILGIETERPILQVDRYVFAGDYEDVLGTCVFFEESTEHDAEGNQKLQLKYKCHTMKKLNMTRTLLSEKKEGEESIGGVEWLQIKDRDFSYRRRNTICNFLREQEDSEESAQAADKLTEEAEGEVSDRGNSDMNCDLENPSSLDAASIPLPDSPASEAEDSPHSAALGDAPL
- the GTF3C6 gene encoding general transcription factor 3C polypeptide 6 isoform X1; this encodes MPELAPRWFRTQAEGRHRCLHPSMQIYPQMTPATSSYQEATITSQEQLVMVELSGIIDSDFLEKCENKCKILGIETERPILQVDRYVFAGDYEDVLGTCVFFEESTEHVDAEGNQKLQLKYKCHTMKKLNMTRTLLSEKKEGEESIGGVEWLQIKDRDFSYRRRNTICNFLREQEDSEESAQAADKLTEEAEGEVSDRGNSDMNCDLENPSSLDAASIPLPDSPASEAEDSPHSAALGDAPL
- the GTF3C6 gene encoding general transcription factor 3C polypeptide 6 isoform X3; the encoded protein is MAAAEGVREEEDEVEEQLVMVELSGIIDSDFLEKCENKCKILGIETERPILQVDRYVFAGDYEDVLGTCVFFEESTEHVDAEGNQKLQLKYKCHTMKKLNMTRTLLSEKKEGEESIGGVEWLQIKDRDFSYRRRNTICNFLREQEDSEESAQAADKLTEEAEGEVSDRGNSDMNCDLENPSSLDAASIPLPDSPASEAEDSPHSAALGDAPL